The genomic stretch TCCAATTCGTGGTGTCAACTATGAGATCACATCAAGTTTTGGTTGGAGAAAACACCCTTTAACAGGAAAAAAGCACTTTCACAGAGGAATTGACATCAAAGTGCCTCTAAATACACCCATTTATGCACCTTCAGATGGTTGGGTAGAATATGCAGGTTCCAAAAAAGGTTATGGAGAAACGTTGATTTTAAAATATAACAACACAAAGTTTCTTTTTGCCCATCTGACAAGAACCAACGTAAAAACGGGGGATAAAGTTCAAAAAGGGCAGATCATAGGATATACGGGAACTACGGGAGCTTCAACAGGACCACATCTACATTTAGAATACAAAGTAGGTTCTCAATGGAAGAATCCTTTAGAGGTTTTTTTCAATCCCGATTGAGATGTTTTATAATAACGTCATGGAGTTCTTTGGGTTTAAAGGGTTTAAATATCAAGTCTTGGAATTCATATTCTTTGATTTTTTCTATTTGATGTTCGTCGAGGGAAGCCGTAATAGCGATAATGGGAATTTTTTGGTTAAATTCACGGATTTTTTTTGTAGTTGTCCATCCATCCATATCGGGCATGAAAAGATCCATTAAGACTAAATTAAAGTCTTTGTTTTTTACTTTGGCAATGGCTTCTTCTCCACTAAGAGCAATATCTACTGAATAGTTCCAGAGCTCTAAAAATTTTTTTGTGATCAACACACTCGAATAAGAATCATCAACAATCAAAATTCTTATAACTTGATTGTTTCGAATTGGATTATCTTTTTTATCTTCTTCCATAGAATTTTTGATTAAGTATCATAATGAAACAAAAAGGGTTTTCTTCTATTTCTGTGTCTGCATAGAAAATATTAAGGGTCATTTCTTAAAGTTTTTAAAAAAAGTTTCTACTGAAAACATAAAAAAAACTAAAACTAAATTTCAATCATTTGACGTCAATTTTTTAGTTGGTTTTTTAACTGATTTAGGTTCATGGGAAATCATTAGTTCTTTTGGGAGAAAATTATGATAACAGAAAACCAGATTTGGGAGAAAATTCACAATAAGACAAAACCTCTGGGTTCATTAGGAAAATTAGAGGAAATAGCTTTTCGAATTTGTAAAATACAAAACTCCTTAAATCCACAATTAAAGCCAATAGCTTTTATTTTTGCTGCTGATCACGGAGTAGTGGAAGAAAAGGTTAGTGCGTATCCACAAGAAGTCACATATCAAATGGTGTTGAATTTTCTAAATGGTGGTGCGGCAATGAATGTTTTTTGTCGGCAACATTCGATTCCCTTATTTGTTGTAGATGCAGGTGTGAAGGGTAAATTCTCCAAGCATGATTTGCTGATATCAAAAAAAGTTCGAGAAGGAACAAGAAATTTTTACAAAGAACCAGCAATGACAGAAGATGAATTGGAATTAGCCTTATCTTACGGGAAAGAAATCATTGATGAATATGCAAAACATAAAAACCTTTTGATTTGTGGAGAAATGGGGATTGGGAATACTACTTCAGCCTCAGCTATAATGTATGCTCTTTTAGATGTTTCCTTAGATGAGTGTGTTGGTTATGGAACAGGAATTTCTGAAGAACAATTGAAAAGAAAAAAAGAAGTTATTGAAACAAGTATTAAGAGCTATCAATTAAAGTTTGATGATCCTATAAAAGTTCTACAGTTTGTGGGTGGTTATGAGATTGCGATGGTGGTTGGTGCGTATTTAAAGGCTTATGAGGAAAACATGATTCTTCTTATTGACGGATTCATTGCAACCACTTCTTTTTTGGTGGCTTATAAAATACAGCCTGAGATTTTAAATAATGCTTTTTTTAGCCATCAATCCTCAGAGAGAGGACATAAAATCTTATTAGACTACTTTAAAAGTGAGAGCATATTAAACCTCAATTTACGACTTGGGGAGGGAACTGGTGCAGCGATTGCTTTTCCCATTTTGGAGTCAGCAGTAAGATTCCTAATTGAAATGGCAGATTTTGATTCTGCAAAAGTAAGTAAAAAAATACTATATGATTTTTGATGAAAAGAAATTTTATTTTCATCGTAAATAACCGACTAAAAATACAAAAAAAAGGAGATAGCTTATGAGCAAAGTGAACCCTTCATCGAAGAAAAAAAAGAGTCAACAAAAATACGATTTTTTACAAGACTTGATTGATCATATATCAAAGATAGCAACTGTAAATCAAAAGGGTGTATTGGTTATCAAAAAATCTGATATGAAAAAAGCATTAGAAGAAGTGTTTACAAATGTAAGCAAAGAAGTAGTAAAGGGCAATCGTATTAGATTTCCTGTATTGGGAATTTTCTCCATGAAAGAAATTCCAGCAAGGAAAGCAGGTAAACAGAGAAATCCTTTCACAGGGCAAATTGTAGATGTTCCAGCGAGACCAGCAAGTCGAAAACCTAAATGGACATTCCCAAAAACCCTTAAAGAATTTTTTTCCGATAAGAAAAATTGGAAATAGTATTTAGATTTACATAAAATACTAAAAAAATTGGTTGAAACTTTTTTTCATAAAAATTTTATGGGAATTACTATGAAAGTATTTAAAATAACAACAATCTTTATGATCCTGAGTTTTGTTTGGGTGTTGTCATGTGCTACAGGACAAACTACCCAGCAAACTGAACAACCAAAGACTGATACTACAGCTCAAGAAAGAAATCTTAGACCTTTTGAAGTAGGGAAAGATTTAGGTTTTGTTTATGCACCATATGGAAAGGGATGGAATTACAAAGATGTCAGGTTAGACTCTGCAGATTTTAATAAGTGGTATAACCAAAATAAAGATCGATTTATGCAAGTGGTCAATAACTTAGGAGATAATTTAGTGTTAGAGATAGTCGGCCATACTGATGAAAGTGGTCCTCGTGAAGCACAACCAGAATTAGGAAAAAAAGGAAATGTTTGGTATTCTACACAAAGAGCTCAACGAGTATATGATGCTTTAGTTAAAGCAGGAATCTCAGCTAACAAATTGAAAGTTCGTGGTGCAGCAGAAGATGAGTTGATACCTGGTATTGATCCCTACGATCAAAGGCATCGAAGAGTGACCTTTCGAGTTGTTAATAAGTAATCTAAAATTTTTGTTCAAAAATCAGGGTTTTCAATACCCTGATTTTTTCTTGTCAAACAATAATAAATAAGCAATACCTCAATAAATTTTCTTTCTCCACTATTTTAGTTGTTAATCCCTATCATCCAATCGGTAAAGATTTAGTTTGCTTCTTGAGCAAATTTAATGTAAAGTTTATTTTTTTTGGTAAAAATCCCTATTATACATCTTACGTTAAGAAAAAGATTCTTCTAAAGAATTCATTGAGTAATGAGTTAAATAATAAAGTAATCGATTATATTATTGACACAAGAAACTATCAACATGTAAAAAGAGCCATAAAAAAAATAAAAATAAAAGAGGAAATTTCGACCATTCCCTTTCTTTTTCTTTTTGAAGAATACTATACAGATGTATCTTTAAAGACAATCACACAACATTCGTTAAAATTACTATTTGAATACAATTACTTAAATTATGTAAATATCTTAAAGGCTTACAGTTTAAACTTTGAAGATCAACCTCAAATTATTATCTCTAATGGTAAAGACTCTACACTACTTTATCACCAAATTAGAAACTTAGCAATTCAAACGCTGACGAATTCAGGTTGTCATGTTTCGGTCTTAGAAATCGATGATCAAATCATTAAGACGTATATCCAAAACCCCAAAAAGCTAAACTTAGTGAAGCAATGGTTAGACGAAGAAAAAATTGAAAACATCTTATTGGATTTCTTGGACAGAAAAACCAAACTTCAAGTCCCATAAATTTGCATAAAAAATGTTCATAAAATTAAACTTTAATCTATATATTTATAAATTTATGCATATTTTTTGTTCA from Leptospiraceae bacterium encodes the following:
- a CDS encoding response regulator → MEEDKKDNPIRNNQVIRILIVDDSYSSVLITKKFLELWNYSVDIALSGEEAIAKVKNKDFNLVLMDLFMPDMDGWTTTKKIREFNQKIPIIAITASLDEHQIEKIKEYEFQDLIFKPFKPKELHDVIIKHLNRD
- the cobT gene encoding nicotinate-nucleotide--dimethylbenzimidazole phosphoribosyltransferase; its protein translation is MITENQIWEKIHNKTKPLGSLGKLEEIAFRICKIQNSLNPQLKPIAFIFAADHGVVEEKVSAYPQEVTYQMVLNFLNGGAAMNVFCRQHSIPLFVVDAGVKGKFSKHDLLISKKVREGTRNFYKEPAMTEDELELALSYGKEIIDEYAKHKNLLICGEMGIGNTTSASAIMYALLDVSLDECVGYGTGISEEQLKRKKEVIETSIKSYQLKFDDPIKVLQFVGGYEIAMVVGAYLKAYEENMILLIDGFIATTSFLVAYKIQPEILNNAFFSHQSSERGHKILLDYFKSESILNLNLRLGEGTGAAIAFPILESAVRFLIEMADFDSAKVSKKILYDF
- a CDS encoding HU family DNA-binding protein, whose protein sequence is MSKVNPSSKKKKSQQKYDFLQDLIDHISKIATVNQKGVLVIKKSDMKKALEEVFTNVSKEVVKGNRIRFPVLGIFSMKEIPARKAGKQRNPFTGQIVDVPARPASRKPKWTFPKTLKEFFSDKKNWK
- a CDS encoding OmpA family protein; translated protein: MKVFKITTIFMILSFVWVLSCATGQTTQQTEQPKTDTTAQERNLRPFEVGKDLGFVYAPYGKGWNYKDVRLDSADFNKWYNQNKDRFMQVVNNLGDNLVLEIVGHTDESGPREAQPELGKKGNVWYSTQRAQRVYDALVKAGISANKLKVRGAAEDELIPGIDPYDQRHRRVTFRVVNK